The Listeria cossartiae subsp. cossartiae genome includes the window CTACGAGCAAAACAGCAAGATTGCACTCAAAGATTTCACTGCAACACTCGCTGAATATACAGGCACAAAATTAACAGATTATCGATTAGCGGCGAACGCCAAACTAAGTACCGCGCAAACAGGCATTCAAGAAGTAACGCTGCTCGGAAATAGCGAAGACGGCAAAACAACCGCAGTCAAACTTAACTATTTAGTCAAAGCACAAACAGCCATACTGACAATTACTGACATGAATTTCGATGTTGAAACAAAAATTTTCACTGGTAAAACGAAACCATTCGCAAGTGTCTACATGAGTTCTCCCGAAGATGAAAATTTTGGAGAAGGGCGAGTAGAAGCGGATAAAGACGGCCATTTTTACGCAGAATGGGCTACGATTCCAAAACAAATCACGGCTTACGCATTTGATGAGGCGGGCAATTTTAGCGAAGAAGTCACCTATGTAGTTCCAGCTAAAAAAGAAAATGAAGCAGTCGTAACAGCCCCTGATAAAGTAAAGAAAATCGAAACAAACAAAGCGGTCAAAAGCGCAACTGCCAAACCCGCAAAGATTATAAAAGTAGCAAATGATGACAAATTAGATTTACCAAGCACAGGCGACAAAGGTGCAGAATGGATTTTCGTGGTAGCGGGTGTTATAGTTATTCTTATAGCAGTATTATTACTTAGAAAACGTAAAAAATAAGCTAATTTTGCTATAGGGAATAACTCAAAAAGAAGGAGCGAATAATGAAGAAGTTATTAAGCGGTTTAATTATTGTTTTAATGGTTAGCCTACTTGGTCACTCCTTTAACGCCGAAGCAGCATCCTACGAAAAAATCATTTATGACAAAGCAGTCAACCTAAAAGGGGTAGTCAATCAGTCCAAACGAAATGATGGTATTCATAGCAAAATGTACAAAACGAGTAATACAGTGAAGTATCTCGGTTCAGCTAAGAAATACGACAAAAAGACTTTGATTATTACACGCGAAGGAAAAACCGCAAGAGCTAAATGGTATTATTGCAAGCTAGGAAATACTAACATCGGTTGGATTGACTCACGAGCCTTTACAAATATTGGCAAACCAACAATTGCGGACACCGTTCCAGCTCTTTGGAACAGTAAAAAAGCAATCATCACAACACGACCAAAAGGCACAACAGCAACAACGTACCTTTATCAAAAAAATAGTGCGGGCAATTGGTATGAAGTTCGTCATTTTACCAGTCACATAGGCAAATGGGGCTTCGATCCGAAATTCTCTGAGAAAAGTTCTGGATCACCAGTCGGCGTTTACCGTACAGGCCTTGCTTTCGGGCAAAAAGGTAATCCCGGTACGAAGCTAAGTTTTAAAGCAATCACTAACCGGAGTTACTGGATTTCTAATTCCAACGACAAATACTACAATACTTGGCAAGAACGCAATTCCTCAAGTTCTGCAGATGAAAAAATGAAGATTCCGCAGTACACGTATGGAATGGAAGTGAAATACAACGCTAACCATGTAAAAGGTAAAGGGTCCGCTGTGTTTTATCATGTGGATTCACCAAAATATAATTACACATTAGGTTGCGTCTCGCAAAGTGAAGCCAATACAAAAGAAGTGCTAAAATTCGCGGATAAGAATACACTTATTGTGCTAGGCGAAGAGAGCCGAATAAAAACATTTTACGGTATAAATTAAGCTAGAGAATTTCTCTAGCTTTTTTTATTTGCTGAAAAAGCCAAGTAGCCCAGCCCCAAAATTTATTCCATTTGACGTATAATAAAAAGAAAAGAAATCGTGGGGTGAATTGTTTGACGAGCAAATCATACATAATGGGCGTGGACATTGGAACTTCAAGTACAAAGGCAGTGCTGTTTGACCAACGAGGAGAAGTGATCTTCCGGCAAGCGACGCATTATGAGCTAATTACCGACGAAACTGGAAAAGCCGAGGAGAGTCCCACCGAAATTTTTGAAGCAGTTTTAACATCCATAAAAGCAGTAATGAAAAACGTGAATAAAGATGAATTAGCGGGAATTTCGTTTAGTTCAGCGATGCATAGTTTAATTATGGTTGGGAGTAACGGAGAGCTTTTGACTGAATGTATCACTTGGGCGGACGGACGAAGCAGTGAGACGCTCGAAAAAGTAAAAAGGGATAATTACTTGTTTCAACTTTATGAAGCCACAGGGACGCCGATACACCCGATGAGCCCTTTTGCCAAAATTTGTTGGTTGAAAGAAGCGGAACCGAAATTGTTTAGTCGAGCAGAGAAATTTGTCGATATTAAATCGTATATTTTGTATCAGTTGTTTGGTGTCTGGGTGATGGATGAATCGTTAGCGTCGGGAACGGGACTTTACAATATTATGGAGCACGACTGGGAATTTGAAGCGATGGAAATTGTCAAACTAACACCCGACTTTCTACCAAAAGTGGTGCCGGAAACGTATCAATTAACTGGTGTGGAAAAAGAATACGCTAACATAATGGGGATTCCAGTAGACTTACCGTTTATCGTAGGTGGCAGTGACGGCGCGCTTGCTAATATTGGTATTCAAGCGACAGGTAGCAATGACGTTACCATTACAGTTGGCACAAGTGGTGCGGTTCGGAAGCTGACCAATCAATTCCAAATAGATTCGCGCGGTCGGACATTTTGCTACGGAGCTGGAGATGGTTATTTTATCGCAGGTGGCGCAGTGAATAACGGTGGCAAAGTGGTCGATTGGGGACTACATCAATTTGGCTCCCCAGAAGAAATTAGCCAGCGTGATTTTGCGAGTTTTATCGCGAAAATGGAAGAAGTTCCCCCTGGTGCAGCCGGTCTTTTGTTCCAGCCATATTTATTAGGAGAGCGCGCGCCGTTTTGGACTAATGATATTCGTGGTGGCTTCGTGGGACTGACAATCAACCATACGAAAGCACATTTTATTCGGGCCATTTTGGAAGGAATCGCGTTTAATCTTGCGGAAGTCTATGAGGCAGTTTCAGCACCGGACGATATTATTTATGTAACTGGCGGAATATCTGCGCACGAGGCTTGGTGCAAACTGCTGGCTGATATTTTGAACCGCGAGATACGTGTACCTCATACAATCGAAGGATCAAGCTTAGGCGCAGCAATTATCGGCATGCGTTCGCTAGGAATTTTAAAAGACTTGAACCTCAAACACACCCTGCCAATTAAAGCCGTATATCACCCAAGCGAAAATGTCGAAAAATATGCAGAACTACGCTTGATTTTCAAACAAGTCACGACACAGTTAATGTCTAGCTACAGCCAATTAAATAGTTGGCAAAAGAAGTTTGATATTAACAGCTAAATTTTGGAATTCATGATATAATCACTAAAAGAAAAGTGATAACGAGGGGGAGAAAACCATGAATAAAAAAATAGTATGGATCGCTTTAACGCTAGTAGGCATTTGTGTAGTTGGTACGATTATCGCAGCAATCATGAGTGTTTACTTACGTTAAAAAATATTTCCTTTCCGCTTGCACTTTCTACATGAAAAAGGTACACTAGTAATTGAGCTCTTTTCAGAGTTTGCGCTAAATAATTTTTTATTTGGCACTTAATTATTGGTAGCAAATTTGTCGTGCTAGACGGGGAGGTAGCGGCGCCCTGTAACCCGCAATCCGCTCTAGCGGGGTTGAATTCCTCATTTGAGGCATCGTAATTGTTTGGTCTGCCCTTGACAAGTGGTGTTGAAGGTTGGGTCTTGCGCAATGGGAACCTGTGAACCATGTCAGGTCCGGAAGGAAGCAGCATTAAGCAGTGCTTCTCATGTGCCGCGAGGTTGCCTGGCCCGAGCTAACTATCAGGGTAACGCAGGTGATTGCATGTCGATATGAGGTGCGCGACACTAATTTTAAATATATTAAAGGACTATTTTGCCTAGCGCAGAGTAGTCTTTTTTCTACAAACATCGCCTATTCTTACAAAATAATGTATAATGCTACATAAACTGGTACAATATAAAATAGTAAAGCAATTCATGACAAAGGATGAAAATGATGCAACAACTAAAATCAAAAAAGAAATGGCTACCGGCTCTAATCATCGCAATTTTAATAGGGATTATTGCAATCTTAGCAATTATGTTCGGTCTTTTTCAGCGCCAAGAAGTGTTTGATAAGTATGAAGTAGCTTACGAAATCGACGGCAAATTATATGAAGTTTTCCCAATTAGCGCGACAGATATTGGCGTCGATAAGAAATCCAAAGATAAAAATCTTTATTTCCGCGTGAACAGTTACTACAATATCGATTATTTATTCCGCCTCGCTTATAAACAATACGAAATCAATGAACCATCTAAAAATAAATATTACTCCGGCCTAATCGATTATAGCGTCGCAGATAACGCCTACGTGACCCAAAAAGACGTCTATATAACAAACAATGAATCCTATGCAACCTACGACTTTTTCGACAAAAACGGTAAGAAAATCTATACCTACAATCCCGAAGAAACGTCCAATGATGATTACATCGTGCGCATCAAACCAACAATTCTACAAGGGTACGAAAAAAGTGATATTGGTAGTTACGATGATTATCTAAATATTACGGCACTTTTTAAAGATAAATTAGGCATGGACGTAAAAGTCCGAATTGATGATGATAAAGAAATGGTTATTTTCTCTATAAAATAAAAAAGAGCATCCAGGTGGGTGCTCTTTTTTACTTAGTAACATAATATGAAATCATAGCTCCAATAGCAATTGCTACTAATTCAGATGTCGTTCCTCTTCAAAAATTTTTAAATTAGACTCAGACATAGTAGAATAATCATCATCTGTAATTTGATAACTTATTTTAAAAGCCCCATAAAGTTTTAAAAATATCATCCAAATTTTGTAAATCAGCAGAGGTAACTTCTATTGTTTTGAAATTATCATTTTTGGTTAGGATCTTCGCCCTTTTTTAGTAAATAGCAATCATGTTCTAATATTCACATAGACTCGAATTTTGCTAATATCCCTGATATGGTTGCGCTTTCACTATCTATTTCTACATGCTATAATATGATAAGTAAGCAAGTTTATGGTGGTGGCTAGCTCTTTCAACAAGGAAGGGTGATGCCTATGAATATTTTTGTTAGGATTGCCTGGAAGGGATAACCCATGACCGTTTATGAAGCACTGTCTTTTGCAGTTGCTTTTGCAACCCTTGTGTTGCTATTGAACAGTCAAAATAACAAAAAAAAATAACCACTTGTTAACTTTTGGCGAAGTTAGTGGTTATTTTATAACTATTTAGCTAGTGGCCACCTTAATTGGGCTTACACTTGAGAGTCATGTTAGCGCATGGCTCTCTTTTCATTTATATGATACCACATTTTCAGTGAAATAAACAACCTTAATGATGGTATCTGTATTCATTTACTAAATTTGAATTTTTATTATAATCTTAACTAACAAACAAATTTTTACTATCTATTAAGAGGTATAACTTTCTTCTATTTATTATCGTCTGCTTTCTTTTCAGCATCTTGCTTCTTTTGTTCTTCGACGGTTGCTGGTTCTTTTATATCATCGGGAAACACGATTGAAAAATGTTCTTTTTTGACCACTTTGCTATTTTTTGACTCTTCCGGCATATCTCGTTTGACTGCCATAATTATCACCTCGACTCGTTGGTATTGCTTATCTTATGCTCATTATAACACAGAACCAAAAATGGATAAATTAATAAAACTGTGTAATGTTAACGCTTACTTACACAGTTTTTTACGATATGTGTGTAATATGACTCTAGATGTAAAAAAGATAAGGTTTACAAGAGATTAACGTATATTTTTTCCTAAAATAGTACTTGGCACGGAAATTGCAATAGATTAAAGTGAATCTAAATGTAAGCCTTATCATGAAACGGAGAGGAGGGCTCCCAAAAATTCACGAGGTCGTGCAAAGATTCCATCTGATTTGTTCTAGTAATGGGGATTGCTAGGACAAAGTAAACAGATATAGCTGATAAACTTAAAGGGAAATATACATAAAAATTATATTTTGTTTAAGAGATGAGCGCTAAATAAAAAAGCTTTACGGGAGGATAAAATATGAATGGATTAACAGCATTTTTAGAAAAGTATTTTGTGCCGGTAGCAGCAAAAATTGGTTCACAAAAACATCTAGTTGCATTACGTGATGCTTTTATTTCAACAATGCCAATCACTATGGCTGGGTCAATTGCAGTACTTTTAAATGCGTTTTTTAGGGATTTTCCAACTGACTGGGGATGGACAGGATTTGTGGAAGCGATGCAACCACTTATCGGAATTAATGGATATGTATACAATGGGACGTTAGCAATTGTTTCAATTATTTTTGCCTTTTCACTAGGGTATAATTTATCAAAAGCATATGAAGTGGATCGATTAGCTGGGGGGCTAGTTTCTCTTGCTGCTTTTGTTATGAACTTAACTGTTACTGTAAGCTTAGATGCAGTAAAAGCTGCGATTGCGGCTTCTAATGCAAATTTCGATGTAAATACTTTACCAAAAGAATTTGCTGGAATTTACGGATTCTTTAGCCTAAGCCAAGTAAATGGTACCGGCTTGTTTACCGCAATGATTTTCGGTTTTATATCAACTATTATTTATGCGAAATTAATGCGCAGAAATATTATTATCAAAATGCCAGATTCTGTTCCACCGGCTGTAAGTAAAGCTTTCGCGGCGATCATTCCTGCGTTAGTTGCACTTTATGTTGTTGGTATTATTGACTGGGCATTCTTCAAAATCACAAATATGGACGTTATTACTTGGATTTCCAAAACAATTCAAGAACCGCTATTATCACTATCGCAAGGCTACGGAGCTGTTTTACTAGTTACTTTCTTAGTACAATTACTATGGTTCTTCGGGATTCATGGTCCGAACGTACTTGCTCCGGTTCTAGAATCACTTTGGGGTACAGCACAACTACAAAACATTAGTGCGGCACAAGAAGGCGCTAAATTACCATTCGAATGGGTACGTGGTTCTTTCGATGCGTACGTATGGATGGGTGGTTCAGGCGGTACACTTGTATTAATTATCGCGTTACTAATGTTCTCGAAACGAGCGGATGCACGAACAGTTGCGAAATTGTCTCTTGCACCAGGTATATTTAATATTAACGAACCAATCATGTTTGGTTTACCGATCGTATTAAATACAATTTACTTAATACCATTCCTAATCGCGCCAATGGTAATGGTAACAATCGCTTACTTTGCAACAACACTCGGCATTGTCGGTCCAGTTAAAATTGCAGTAGTTTGGGTAATGCCGCCACTTCTGAATTCCTTCTTAGCAACCGGGGGAGATTGGATGGCACCAGTAATTTCACTCATAAATATGGTCGTCGCGTTCTTGATTTGGGTACCATTTGTTATTACCGCAAATCGCGTTGGTGTACCAGAAGAAGAGATGAAAGCTTAGAAAATAATAAGTTTCTGGCTAGGTGCAGCTAAATTGTGCCTAGCCAGTATATCATGTAGGAATTCCTGCACCATTTTTATTCATTGCAAGAAGTGAAAGATAAAGTTAAACTATATAAAAGGAGGTTTTTTTAAATGATTATTCTTAACTGTCCAATGAAGCGAGATTACATTACTGAATTATTAGAGACATACGATAAAGACGGTGTAACTTTTAAAAAAATAGATGAAAAAGGCATGAAACTTACTTTTGAAACAAATATTGAAGACGAAGAAAAGGCAGCAAAAATCGCTAAAGAAACTATTAAAGCAACTGAAATAGGCTCTGTACTCTATTTCCAAGTTAGTGTGGGTTGAAGATGAAAATTGTTAATGCACTATTTCTTATTAGTATAGGTCTTATTATTATTATGTTTAGTCCTTCTTATGGAAAAGATGGAATGGCTAGTGTACCTCTTCTAGTTACAGGACTTGCGGTTGTTTTAATCGGCAGTGTTTTCATTGTGCTAAAAATCCGTAAAGATAAGAAAGAAAAGAATTAGAAGGAGTCGATTGAAAAGTGAATGTCACACAGAAATTATATATATCCCAAAAAGAATGCTTTGATACACTTGTGAGCTCAGCAATCTATGACGTAAAAAATGCCACTGGTAAAACGCTGCAAGTACGCAAATTAGAAGGATATAAATACCAACGGACAATGTCTAACGGCGCGCTTGCGACAACGAAAATTGTGAAAGTGCAACCTAATGAACTTTATCAATTCGAAACAAGCAGTCGAGTAAACAAACATACAACGACATATACGATCAAATCTACAAGCGAAACAACTTGCGAAGTGACGTATAACGAATTAATCGAAACGGAAAAAGCAATGAATAAAATGAATAATATTATTGTTGGTTTTATGTTTGGTTTCTTCCGGAAAAAACGTGTGAAAAACTTGCTGAGATCGATTGAGCTTTCCGTTATTAATGAGAGTAAGAAAAAGCAAGAGAAGTTAGCTGCTAAAAGTGAACAGTGAGGGTTTGGAATCGGGCTTTTTCGGGGGTCTGGTTCTTTTTTTGTTTTTGGGTTGGGGGTGGATGGTTTTTGGAGGCTAGCCCGACTCAGGATGTTTTGAAACTTCTATTAAGGATTAAATCATCGCTGCGCTCAGATTTATATTGAAGAACTAAATCAAAATAAAGTACATTTTGAAAGTTCTTCAACAATACGTTATAATAAAACTACTAAAATGGTTTTAGGTGAAGGAGAGTGGCAGATGGCGTATCAGGCTTTGTATCGGGTTTTTCGGCCGCAGTCGTTTCAGGATGTTGTTGGACAGGAACATGTGACGAAAACGCTTAAAAATGCCATTGTGCAAAATAAAACTTCGCATGCTTATTTATTTTCTGGGCCTCGGGGGACAGGGAAGACTAGTGCGGCGAAAATTTTTGCGAAGGCGATTAACTGTGAACACGGCCATGACGGGGAGCCTTGCAATGAATGTGAGATTTGTAAAGGGACAACGGACGGCTCTATACCAGATGTTCTTGAAATTGATGCTGCCAGTAATAACGGGGTTGAAGAAATTCGAGATATCCGGGAAAAAGTAAAATATGCGCCAACTGTGGCGAAATATAAAGTATATATTATCGATGAAGTGCATATGTTGTCGACGGGAGCGTTTAATGCGCTACTAAAAACGCTGGAAGAACCGCCGAAACATGTCATTTTTATTTTGGCAACAACCGAACCACACAAGTTACCGCTAACGATTATTTCGCGGGTGCAACGCTTTGATTTTAAACGAATCACGACACAAGATATTATTGGTCGTTTGAAATTTATTTTAGAAGAAGAGAAAATTCCTTATGACGAAAAGGCGTTAATGATTGTTGCGCGTGCTGCTGAAGGTGGAATGCGTGATGCGCTTAGTTTGCTTGATCAAGTTATTTCTTACGGCTCGGAAGAAGTTACCGTGGACGATGCACTTGAAATCACTGGGTCTGTTGCGCAAAACTTGCTTACAAAATTAGTAAGTGCGGCCTTTGACGGAGACGCAGCAGAAGCCATTTCGACTTTGACAGCGCTACTTGCAGAAGGTAAGGATCCTGTTCGTTTAGTGGAAGATTTACTTGTCTTCTTTAGAGATGTACTGCTGTATCAAAAGGCGCCAAACCTTGA containing:
- a CDS encoding PTS sugar transporter subunit IIC → MNGLTAFLEKYFVPVAAKIGSQKHLVALRDAFISTMPITMAGSIAVLLNAFFRDFPTDWGWTGFVEAMQPLIGINGYVYNGTLAIVSIIFAFSLGYNLSKAYEVDRLAGGLVSLAAFVMNLTVTVSLDAVKAAIAASNANFDVNTLPKEFAGIYGFFSLSQVNGTGLFTAMIFGFISTIIYAKLMRRNIIIKMPDSVPPAVSKAFAAIIPALVALYVVGIIDWAFFKITNMDVITWISKTIQEPLLSLSQGYGAVLLVTFLVQLLWFFGIHGPNVLAPVLESLWGTAQLQNISAAQEGAKLPFEWVRGSFDAYVWMGGSGGTLVLIIALLMFSKRADARTVAKLSLAPGIFNINEPIMFGLPIVLNTIYLIPFLIAPMVMVTIAYFATTLGIVGPVKIAVVWVMPPLLNSFLATGGDWMAPVISLINMVVAFLIWVPFVITANRVGVPEEEMKA
- a CDS encoding DUF3188 domain-containing protein — its product is MKIVNALFLISIGLIIIMFSPSYGKDGMASVPLLVTGLAVVLIGSVFIVLKIRKDKKEKN
- a CDS encoding gluconokinase, giving the protein MTSKSYIMGVDIGTSSTKAVLFDQRGEVIFRQATHYELITDETGKAEESPTEIFEAVLTSIKAVMKNVNKDELAGISFSSAMHSLIMVGSNGELLTECITWADGRSSETLEKVKRDNYLFQLYEATGTPIHPMSPFAKICWLKEAEPKLFSRAEKFVDIKSYILYQLFGVWVMDESLASGTGLYNIMEHDWEFEAMEIVKLTPDFLPKVVPETYQLTGVEKEYANIMGIPVDLPFIVGGSDGALANIGIQATGSNDVTITVGTSGAVRKLTNQFQIDSRGRTFCYGAGDGYFIAGGAVNNGGKVVDWGLHQFGSPEEISQRDFASFIAKMEEVPPGAAGLLFQPYLLGERAPFWTNDIRGGFVGLTINHTKAHFIRAILEGIAFNLAEVYEAVSAPDDIIYVTGGISAHEAWCKLLADILNREIRVPHTIEGSSLGAAIIGMRSLGILKDLNLKHTLPIKAVYHPSENVEKYAELRLIFKQVTTQLMSSYSQLNSWQKKFDINS
- a CDS encoding LPXTG cell wall anchor domain-containing protein, with the protein product MKKFHGLVLIAVLTSLIIPFSLAANAETNENGNVSTPSEEKTNTTKNIITEEKAESTEPAKDTSVTPPQKTKVQTTIDITDSPEIYSYEQNSKIALKDFTATLAEYTGTKLTDYRLAANAKLSTAQTGIQEVTLLGNSEDGKTTAVKLNYLVKAQTAILTITDMNFDVETKIFTGKTKPFASVYMSSPEDENFGEGRVEADKDGHFYAEWATIPKQITAYAFDEAGNFSEEVTYVVPAKKENEAVVTAPDKVKKIETNKAVKSATAKPAKIIKVANDDKLDLPSTGDKGAEWIFVVAGVIVILIAVLLLRKRKK
- the dnaX gene encoding DNA polymerase III subunit gamma/tau, which produces MAYQALYRVFRPQSFQDVVGQEHVTKTLKNAIVQNKTSHAYLFSGPRGTGKTSAAKIFAKAINCEHGHDGEPCNECEICKGTTDGSIPDVLEIDAASNNGVEEIRDIREKVKYAPTVAKYKVYIIDEVHMLSTGAFNALLKTLEEPPKHVIFILATTEPHKLPLTIISRVQRFDFKRITTQDIIGRLKFILEEEKIPYDEKALMIVARAAEGGMRDALSLLDQVISYGSEEVTVDDALEITGSVAQNLLTKLVSAAFDGDAAEAISTLTALLAEGKDPVRLVEDLLVFFRDVLLYQKAPNLEETLERALIDDDFVALAKRADSLKVYEFVKILNAAQQQMRFSNHPGIYVEVALVQLTQAGQSAIGGGNVPADAASGSDVSDLKRQLEQMNQEIQTLKKQIASGAGAAPADKPAQSRGGSKKAINNGKQFKAPIGKINHVLGEAKKENLQLIRGCWGELLSMLMASQAALLNDAEPVAASQDTFVLKFKHEIHCQMAMDNPNFVETITSSIARLTQVNYTFIGIPEDQWADVRENFLHSHGSDADAEDGANSEARKPAEDPFVAEAAKLVGEDLLEIKD
- a CDS encoding GW domain-containing glycosaminoglycan-binding protein, producing the protein MKKLLSGLIIVLMVSLLGHSFNAEAASYEKIIYDKAVNLKGVVNQSKRNDGIHSKMYKTSNTVKYLGSAKKYDKKTLIITREGKTARAKWYYCKLGNTNIGWIDSRAFTNIGKPTIADTVPALWNSKKAIITTRPKGTTATTYLYQKNSAGNWYEVRHFTSHIGKWGFDPKFSEKSSGSPVGVYRTGLAFGQKGNPGTKLSFKAITNRSYWISNSNDKYYNTWQERNSSSSADEKMKIPQYTYGMEVKYNANHVKGKGSAVFYHVDSPKYNYTLGCVSQSEANTKEVLKFADKNTLIVLGEESRIKTFYGIN
- a CDS encoding DUF3284 domain-containing protein is translated as MNVTQKLYISQKECFDTLVSSAIYDVKNATGKTLQVRKLEGYKYQRTMSNGALATTKIVKVQPNELYQFETSSRVNKHTTTYTIKSTSETTCEVTYNELIETEKAMNKMNNIIVGFMFGFFRKKRVKNLLRSIELSVINESKKKQEKLAAKSEQ